GGCGCTCATTCTCAATCACGCACGGCCCGGCGATCAGGAACAGCTTGCCGCCGCCGATAGTGACGCCGCCGACTTTGAATCCGCCTGACATGAAAGCTCAACCACCCTTCGACTCCGCTCAGGACAGGCTACGGACACTCAGGAACACGAAGGATTATCAACCTTTGTGCGCCATCGTGTCCTTTGTAGTGAAGATTATCTCTTTCCGACCTTCTCCGGCCGGCGGAAGAGCTCCACCTCGACCGCCTCTTTCTTGGTGCGGCGTTTGCGGCCGTGCTCGTAGGAGGCGCCGATGAAGGCCTTGAACAAGGGATGCGGTTCCAGCGGCTTCGACTTGAACTCGGGGTGGAACTGGCAGCCGAGGAAGTAGGGATGATCGGGCAGCTCGACGATCTCCACGTAGGTGCCGTCGGGCGTGGCGCCGGTGATCTTCAGGCCTCCCGCCGTGAGGATGGCTTCGTATTCGCGGTTGAACTCGTAGCGATGGCGGTGGCGCTCGCTGATCTCCAGCTCGCCGTAGGCCTTGTGAGCGAAGGAGCCGGGTTCGAGCTTGCAGGCCCAGGCGCCCAGGCGCATGGTGCCGCCCAGCTCGTCGATGCCGCGCAGCTCGCGCAGCTTGTAGATGATGCGATGCGGCGTGCCCGGGTCGAACTCGCTCGAATCCGCGCCCTCCAGGCCGCAGACGTTGCGCGCGAACTCGATGCACGCCGTCTGCATCCCCAGGCAGATGCCGAAGTAGGGAACCTTTTTCTCGCGGGCGTAGCGGATGCCGTTCAGCATGCCGGCGATGCCGCGCTTGCCGAAGCCGCCCGGCACCAGGACGCCGTCGTAGCCCTCGAGCTGCGCCTCGTAGGAGCGGTCGTCCGGGTCCTTGGTCTCGAGTCCCTCGGCCTCGATCCAGTGCGCGGTGAGCTTCAGGTTGTGAGCGAGCGCGCCGTGGGTGAGCGCTTCCTTCAATGACTTGTACGAATCCTCGTACTCCACGTACTTGCCGACGATGGCGATGCGCACCTCGTCCTTGGGGTTATAGACGCGCTGCACTAGCTCCTTCCAGCGCTCCAGGTTGGGCTCCGGCGCCTGCATGCGCAGATACTTGAGCACCAGGGTGTCCACGCCCTCGCTGGCGAACACCAGCGGCACCTCGTAGATGGATGCCACATCCTTGGCGGTGATGACCGCGTCCTCCTCCACGTTGCAGAAGAGCGCGATCTTCCCCTTGATCTCCTTGGAGAGGAAGCGGTCGGTGCGGCACAGCAGCATGTCCGGCTGGATCCCGATGGAGAGCAACTCCTTCACCGAGTGCTGCGTGGGCTTGGTCTTGAGCTCTCCGGCGGTCCCGATCCACGGCACCAGGGTGACGTGCACGAAGAGCGTGTTCTCGCGCCCCAGGTCCTGGCGCATCTGGCGGACGGCTTCCAGGAAGGGCAGCGACTCGATGTCGCCCACCGTGCCGCCCACCTCGATGATGGCGACGTCCACCTCCTGGGCGATTTTCTTCATCGCCGCCTTGATCTCGTTGGTGACGTGCGGGATGACCTGCACCGTCTTGCCCAAATAGTCGCCGCGGCGCTCC
This genomic stretch from Terriglobales bacterium harbors:
- a CDS encoding CTP synthase; its protein translation is DDGAETDLDLGHYERFTHAKLSRDNNWTTGRVYEQIIAKERRGDYLGKTVQVIPHVTNEIKAAMKKIAQEVDVAIIEVGGTVGDIESLPFLEAVRQMRQDLGRENTLFVHVTLVPWIGTAGELKTKPTQHSVKELLSIGIQPDMLLCRTDRFLSKEIKGKIALFCNVEEDAVITAKDVASIYEVPLVFASEGVDTLVLKYLRMQAPEPNLERWKELVQRVYNPKDEVRIAIVGKYVEYEDSYKSLKEALTHGALAHNLKLTAHWIEAEGLETKDPDDRSYEAQLEGYDGVLVPGGFGKRGIAGMLNGIRYAREKKVPYFGICLGMQTACIEFARNVCGLEGADSSEFDPGTPHRIIYKLRELRGIDELGGTMRLGAWACKLEPGSFAHKAYGELEISERHRHRYEFNREYEAILTAGGLKITGATPDGTYVEIVELPDHPYFLGCQFHPEFKSKPLEPHPLFKAFIGASYEHGRKRRTKKEAVEVELFRRPEKVGKR